The stretch of DNA AATTTTATATGGAATTTTAATTTTATTTATATCCATCTTTTCAATTGGTTGAAAAGTCGTTATTACCTGCCAATACTCACATACATTTTCGATAGCTAATTTACTAGAGGTTTCTGGTTCACCTATTAAATGAAGTCTTTTTATATGGTTTCTATATAAATAAGAATAAGCCAAAAGTTGACCTAAAGCTGATTTCCAATGATAGAAAGGTTTGACTTCTATCAGTTCATGTTCAGTCAAAATATCTATTTTGCCAATTTTAGATTCACTGACTTTAACTTCTACTTCAATGCGTCCTTGTAATTTATTACATAAAAGATCACGGTAATATTTTTCCGGTGCTGGTTTTTTCATACAGCTAATTTGGTTAAGTAGAGTGGGTATAACCACTCTACAATAAATTTTCAACCAAAAATGCTGCCGAAAAACTCAACTGCTTCCTTTAAAGAAGCAATGAAAACATCAATTTCTTCACGGGTATTGTAGAAATACAAACTCGCTCTTGCTGTAGACTGCGCTTTCAAATAACGATGTAATGGTTGTGTACAATGATGCCCTGCGCGAATCGCTACACCTGCTTGATCTAATATTGTTGATAAGTCGTGTGGATGGACATCTCCAGCCGTAAATGATGCAAGTGCGGCTCTACCTTTGTTAGGTTGTGGGCCATAAGTTCTGATTTCAGGAATTGTTGCTAGTTGCTCAAACAGATAAGCTGTTAATTGATCTTCGTAGGCGTGAATTTTATCCATGCCGATATTAGTAAGATAATCTACTGCTGCACCCAGTGCGATCGCTTCCGCAATTGCTGGTGTTCCTGCTTCAAATTTATGGGGTAAATCTGCATAGGTAGAATGATCCAAAAATACATCTGCAATCATCTCACCACCACCCATAAATGGAGGCATTGCTCGCAGTATTTCTAATTTGCCATACAAGAAACCAATTCCCGTAGGGCCACACATTTTATGCCCAGATGCAACTAACCAATCACAATCAATATCTTGGACATCAAGGGGTAAATGTGGCGCACTTTGGCAAGCGTCGATTAATATTTTAGCACCGTAATGATGTGCGATCGCACTTATCTCTTTAACTGGATTAATACAACCTAATGTATTAGAAACATGAACAACCGAAACCAACTTGGTTTTATCTGTAATTAAATTCTTGAATTGTTCCAGATCAAATTCTTCATCTGCTGTTAATTCAACAAATTTTAAAACTGCTCCTGTTTTTTGGGCGACAAGTTGCCAGGGAACTAAATTACTATGGTGTTCCATGACAGTGAGGATTACTTCATCCCCCCGTTGCAAATTAGTTAATCCCCAAGAATAAGCTACTAAGTTAATTGCTTCGGAAGCATTACGCGCAAAGACAATTTCTTGTGGGGAAGCAGCATTAATAAACTTGGCAATTTTTACTCGTGAACCTTCATAAGCGTCTGTGGCTTTTGCGCTTAAGGTATGTACCCCACGATGGACATTAGAATTATATTGCTCGTAGTAGTCCCGTATTTTATTTAGGACAAATAAGGGTTTTTGAGATGTAGCTGCATTGTCTAGGTAAACTAAGGGTTTGCCGTTGACTTCTTGGTGCAAGATGGGGAAGTCGGCACGAACTTGATCAGCAATGGTTTTTTCTTGGGTGAATGTCATAATATATAGTGAAAGGTAGAAGATTTAGAGGCTTTTGTTAGAATTTATTCGCTTTGTTGCAAGGATTTTTTTTGACCGCAGATGTAAGCAGATGAACGCAGATGTTAGATAGGATTTAACTGTTTTTGCTAAAGATTTATTGATTTTTTGTTAGTCGCGCAGGCGGACTTGGTTTGTATAGCCCCACCCTGAAGGGTGTGGGCATATTCTAGGGCATTATCTAACGATTTGTGTCAGTCTTTCTCGCACAGATGCAACGGGAATTTGATCGATTATTTCGATAGCAAAAGCATTAATCAGCAGAGTACGGGCGCTATTAGCATCAATGCCACGACTTTGCAGATAGAATATTTCATCATCTTCCAATTGACTAACTGTTGCACCGTGACTACATTTGACATTATCAGCAGTGATTTCCAGTTGTGGCTTAGTATCCACACGCGCTTTGGAAGATAGCAGTAAGTTACGATTCAACTGTCCTGCATTAGTTAACTGTGCTGGTTTGGGAACAAACACTTTACCATTAAACACTGCATGAGCGCGATCGCCCACAACACATTTATGCAATTGATTACTAATACCATAAGGATGATTAAGTGCGATCGCACTATGAGTATCACCTATTTGTGAACCCGCAATCATTGTCAATCCATTCAGCGTTGTTTCAGTTGCTTCACCAGTCTGAAACACTTCTAAATTATGCCGTGACAACTGCCCACCAAAACTGACAGCATGACAAGCATAATGGCTATTTCTGGCTTGTGCGATCGCACTCTTCCCAATATGAAAAGCTTCTTTACTCTCCTGCTGAACCCTAATGTGGCTTACTTGAGCATTTTCTCCTACCCAAACTTCCGTCACCGAATTAGTCAGGTTGGGGACTGGGTACTGGTGACTGGTGACTGGGTAAGAAATATATTCTTCAATCAGCGTAACCGTGCTACCAGCTTCAGCTACTACTAAACAGCGTGGCTGAGAAATAGTTGCTGCTTCACCCGTAACAGAGATAAATAGCAGATGAATAGGCGTTTCTACAACCAAATTTTGGGGAACGTATACTACTGCGGCATCAGTCAAACTAGCAGTATTTAAAGCAGTAAAAACCTCTTGCCCCCCTTGTTGCTTACCCAAATAATTCTCTAGTTGCGGAATATTTGCAGCTAATAAATTACCTACAAATAAACCTTCTGGAAGATTAGCAACCGATGATAATTCAGGCGCGTAAATACCATTAACAAATACCAAGCGGCTTGATGCTGCTTCTGGCAAAATTAACGAATTAATATCAGATAAGCTAATCGCTGATTCCTGATTGCTGACTGCTTGAAAATTAACTTTTAACAGCCCTGACAAATCAGTAACGCGCCATTCCTCATCCCGTGTAGTTGGGATAGCTAATTCTTGCACAACAGCCGTCGCGCGATCGCGAATTTCTCGTATTAAACTTGTTGTTGCTGGCAATTCTTGGCGCAAATCCAACAACTGCTTTAAATAAGATACCTGTGGCTTGACCGAAACCTCAATACTCATCGCGCACCCACCTCAGCAGCTTCTTCTTCTTTAATCCAGTCATAGCCGCGAGATTCTAACTCTAGCGCCAATTCCTTCGTACCACTGGTGACAATTCGCCCACCTTCCATCACATGAACATAATCAGGGATGATGTAGTCCAGTAACCGTTGATAGTGAGTAATTACCAACATCGAATTATCAGCATTTGCCAGTTGGTTAACACCATTAGCAACAATCTTGAGCGCGTCGATATCTAAACCAGAATCGGTTTCATCTAAAATTGCCAGCTTTGGCTCTAAAATTGCCATTTGCAGAATTTCATTCCGCTTTTTCTCACCACCAGAAAAGCCTTCATTTACACTACGGCTTAAAAAGCTGGGATTCATTTTGACAATTTCCAACTTATCTTGGATTAAATCATCAAAATCAAACGCATCTAATTCTTCTAAACCTTGATGTTTACGGCGAGAATTATACGCAACTCTTAAGAAATCTAAATTACTTACACCAGGAATTTCTAGGGGATATTGGAAAGCCAAAAATATCCCAGACCTTGCCCGTTCTTCTGGTTCTAATTCTAGAAGATTTTGTCCTTGAAAGATAATTTCTCCACCTGTGACAGTGTAAGCAGGGTGTCCAGCTAATACTTTAGAGAAGGTGCTTTTTCCAGAACCATTAGGCCCCATGACGGCATGGATTTCGCCAGCTTTTATTTCTAGATTTAACCCTTTGAGAATGGGTGTGCCATCAACGTCGGCAGTTAAGTCGCGGACTGATAAGATTACTTCGCTATTTTCTACGATCATTTTGAGTTAGGATACTTCGGTGCAAATTAAGATTTTTTTTGACCGCAGATAGTTAAAACTTGCGGTTATAACCCCTCAATCCCCCGTCTTACTCCCTCCCCTTAATAAGGATTGGGGTAGGGTTCTACGTGCGCTCGGCTGCTGCTGATACCTCGTCTTACTCCCTCCCCTTAATAAGGGGAGGGTTGGGGTGGGGTTCTACGGTTAACCAACTGAACCTTCTAGCTTGAGGCTCAATAATCTGTCTGCTTCAACAGCAAATTCCATTGGTAACTGATTGAAGACATCTTTGCAGAAGCCACTAATCATCATTGAAATCGCATCTTCTTGAGAAATGCCGCGCTGTGCAAAGAAAAATAGTTGGTCTTCGCCTATTTTTGAGGTTGAAGCTTCGTGTTCTACTTTGGCTGTGCTGTTTTGTACTTGGATATAAGGGAAAGTATTGGCTTGAGCATTGTCACCAATGAGCATGGAGTCGCACTGCGAGTAGTTGCGTGCGCCTTGTGCTTTTGGGCTCATTTTTACTAAGCCGCGATAGCTGTTTTTGGAATGACCAGAGGAAATACCTTTAGAAATAATCGTGCTGCGGGTATTCTTGCCAACATGGATCATTTTAGTTCCAGTATCGGCTTGCTGATAGTTATTGGTGAGAGCAACTGAGTAAAATTCACCTACAGAGTTATCACCAACTAGCACGCAACTAGGATACTTCCAAGTAATCGCGGAACCTGTTTCTACTTGTGTCCAAGAAATCTTGGAGTTAACACCTTGGCACAAACCGCGTTTGGTAACGAAGTTGTAAATACCACCTTTGCCTGTCTCATCTCCGGCGTACCAGTTTTGGACTGTGGAGTATTTGATTTCGGCGTTGTCTAGTGCTACCAATTCTACTACTGCGGCGTGTAGTTGGTTGGTGTCAAACATGGGCGCGGTACAACCTTCGAGGTAGGTTACAGAAGCACCTTCTTCGGCGATAATCAATGTCCGCTCAAATTGACCGCTATCTCCCGTGTTAATTCGGAAGTAGGTGGACAAGTCCATCGGACATTTGGTGTTTTTGGGAATATATACGAAGGAACCGTCGCTGAATACTGCTGAGTTGAGAGCAGCATAATAGTTGTCTGCAACGGGGACAACGCTACCGAGGTATTTTTGCACTAACTCAGGGTGTTCGGTTAATGCTTCTGATATTGAGCAGAAAATAACACCGTCTTTAGCAAGTTTTTCTTTAAAAGTTGTGGCAACTGAGACGCTATCAAACACTGCGTCAACTGCAACGTTAGACAGGCGCTTTTGCTCAGATAGGGGAATTCCCAGTTTCTCAAAGGTTTCCAGCAAGATTGGATCTACTTCTTCTAAGCTATTCAGCTTTTTCTTTTGCTTAGGAGCAGAGTAGTAGATAATGTCTTGGTAATTGATGGGCGGATAGGTGACGTGCTGCCAGGTTGGCTCTGTCATCTTCAACCATTGCCGATAAGCTCTGAGGCGGAATTCCAGCATGAACTCTGGTTCTTCTTTTTTAGCAGAGATCATGCGTACAATGTCCTCGTTCAAGCCACGAGGAATTTGATCGGTTTCAATGTCGGTGACAAAGCCGTACTTGTAAGGCTCATTAACTAAGGTCTTGACGCTAGAAGTCATTAGACTACTCGTGCTCTCTCGTGTTGTGGACGACTCTCTCTCTCAGATGGCAGGCTGGTTGGGAATCCAGACTGGCTAATGCAGGCAAACTGCAATTAGAATAAATAATAAAACAACAATAATGTTGCTTAACTCTATTCTAAAATAGTTTAACAACAAACAGGTTGTCAAAGTCCACTACGGATTTTACTACTTTTCGCTTATTTAGAGTAGATACAAAAAATGGCGACCACGCAGCAAGCATCCACGAAACAGGACATCCTGCAAATTTTACTAAAACGGGGTCAAGCCACAGCACAAGAACTAGCCGAGGGGTTAGAAATCAGTCCGCAAGCCATTCGCCGTCATTTGAAGGATTTAGAGGCGGAAGAGTTGATTTTGCATCAATCTGTGGTATCGGGGATGGGACGACCACAGCATATTTATAAATTGAGTAAGAAGGGGCGCGATCGCTTACCCAACAATTACGATCAGTTTGCGGTGTCGTTCCTAAATACTTTAGTAGATACGTTAGGGTCTGAACAAGCTGGATCGCTGTTGCGTAAGCATTGGGAACGCAAAGCGCAGGAATATCGCGATCGCTTGGGGGATGGATCGTTGCGCGATCGTGTCACTAAATTAGTCGAACTTCGCAGAGAAGAAGGCTACATGACAGAATATTTTCTTTTAGATGAAAATAATGCTCAGAGTAACCATAGTTCTCAATTCATGCTAACAGAACATAACTGTGCCATTTCCCACGTTGCAAGCTCTTTTCCTAGTGTTTGCGGACATGAATTAGAAATGTTTGCTGCTGCTTTAGAAGATTGTCAAGTAGAGCGCACTCACTGGATAGTTAATGGTGAGCATCGCTGTGGTTATTTAATTAAAGCCCAGGATGATTAAATACATCTATTGATTTATTATTAATTTGAAATCAAAAATATCAAATAGCTATGGCTGATCCACAACAATTATCTGATCAATTTCTAACTCGAGAAGAATCAATAAAAGTAGATGCAGCACTGTTAACCAGTCAAGATAAATTTGTGACTAGATTAGCACTTTATGCGTTGAAGTCACTCAAGCAACTTGCTCAAGAAACAGGTGCGCCAATTGAAAATATCACACCTCAACAGTTGAGTGCTTGGATTGAGAAAGATGAGACGTTTAAGCAAGAGATAGAAAATGATGCCACATTTGAAGACTTTTTTACGCGGTTAGTTATTTCATCGTTAAATCCATTAAAGCAAGTTTCGCAAGCAGCTAATTTACCAATTGAGGATTTAACTGTTGAGCAAGTTATCTCCTGGTTTGAGAAGCAAGCAAAACTAAAGTAAACTTCGTGCATCAGGAAAATTTAAGATAATTAACCACAGATGCACACAGATAAACACAGATGGAAGAACTGATTTTTTAATACTTATAATGACAATCAGGATTTAAAATTACTTTCATAATGGATACTCAAGAGATTGATATAACATCGCTGATTACGAGAATTGAACAACTCGAAGAAGATTTAAATGTTCGCAAAAAAATATTACCTGGCTGAAACGCTATTTTGATGAACTCAGGCAAGAATTTAACAACCGTCCAGAAGTTGAGCAGATAGAAAATTTACAGAGTGCGATCGCACATTTAACTACGCAAGTCTCAGATTTACAACACCGCCTCGCCCCTGTGGATGAAAGCGCCACTATTGAAATAGTAAATGATGAGATAGTAACAACTGAATCTATTAATACTGATACCTCAACCACTGATTATATTCATACAGATGTAGTTGAAAGTAATCAAGATGAAGAAATTGCTGCACTTAAGCTAAAACAGCCAATAAATTCAGCTTTTAATGAGGAAGAATTTAAAGCAGAGAGAATTTTATTGCTGATAGATAGATTTTACGCACTTGAGGAGGAAAGGCAAAATCAAGCTATTAGTGCTGAGGAATTTTGGCGGCGATATAACGAGGGAGAACGAGATTTTACAGGGGTTAACTTATATAGAATAAATCTTAGCCGTAGCAGTCTAGCAAAAAATGTTAACTTTAGCCAAACTAACTTGAGTGCTGCAAATCTAAGTAATATAAGCTGGAATAATATCAATTTGATCAGTGCTAATTTATTAGGAGCTAATCTAACTGAAGCATACTTATATCAAGCAAATCTGGCTGAGGCAAATTTAAAAAATGCTAATCTTCATAAAGCTAAATTAGAGTCAGCGAATTTAGAAAAAGCTAATTTAAAAAACGCTAACCTCGGTGAAACTAATCTAAATGGAACTAATCTAAGCAATGCAAATCTTAGTTGTGCAAATATCAGGGGTGCTACCGCTACATATAAAGAAGTAAATTTTAGTAACGCAAACTTGAATAACGCAAATTTGAGTAAAACAGATTTAAGGGGGGCTAATCTAGAAGGAGCAAAACTTCAAGATGCTAACTTTCAGCAAGCTCTTTATAATCAAAAAACTATTTTTCCTACAGAATTTAATATATCTAGCATTGGTGCATACTTAATTGATCGTGGTGCTTCATTACGAAATGCTAATCTATCTGGTTACGACCTCAGTGGGTTAAATCTGGTTTATGCTGATTTGCAAGGAGCAAACCTGACATCTACTAATCTCAGCAATACAGATCTTAGCGAAGCTAACTTGAGTGGAGCAAATCTAAGTAATGCTAATTTACAAGCTGCAAAACTGCTGCAAGCAAATTTAAGTAATGCTAACTTGTGTCAGACAATTCTTTATTCTACAAACTTAATTGCCAGCAACTTAAGTTTTGCTAATTTAATGGAAGCAAAATTGCATAACACAAACTTAACTGCTGCAAACCTAAACAGAGCAAATCTTAAAAATATCCAAACTTATAGCGTTAATTTAAATTGCGCTATCCTAACTAAAGTAAATTTAGTTGGCGTAAGTTTATCAGGAGATTTGAGTGGCATAATATTAAGTAATGCAAATCTTTGTGGAGCAGATTTAAGTAATAAAAATTTGATCGGTGCAGATCTAAGTTCAGCAGATCTACGTGGTGCAAACTTACAGCAAGCTAATCTGGAAAAAGCTAACCTGAAAGACGCTAATATAAGTGGTGCTAACTTAAATAGTGCTAACCTTAGTGGTGCAACTATGCCTGATGGCACTACCTATCAGGAAGATAAATAACGCGATCGCACAACCATTCCCTCATTTAATCACCAACATCTCATTACCGCCTTTTTGGAACTCATATTCCACTTTAACTATTGCAACGCTATAACCTATATCACTTAATTGCTGTATCACTTTATCCAAATATGGAGAGCGTTGTAACATTAAAGTTAATAAGGGAAAAATCCGCACCTCTTTAGCAATTCTCAGCATTTCTATAATTGAATTAACATGAAATTGATCATCATAATGCTCTGAATATAAAAACAAAAAATGTGAGCATAAAGCTAAATCGAACTCTTTATCTTTAAAGTTTAATTGTGGTAATTCTTGATTTAAATATCTACCCTCTAATTTACCCTGTTCATAATCAGCAATAAATTTCTTGATTGCTTGCTCTCGATTATGCCTTAAATCATCAGGATCTCGATGATATGACCAAACCCAATCATCAGGCGTAGCTTTGACTTGATTAATAATGTTATCGACTACAGCATTAAATCTAGATAGAATTTCTGTACCACTAAATTGATAAATTGGATCGATAGAAATTATTTGATAACCAAGTTTTGTAGCTTCGGCATTAAAACTAGCGGGGCCATCACCAACACCAAGAATACGCTTACTTAAATCAGCTTCCGAAAGAGAAAACATTTTGATATATTCATCAAGCGATCGCCCAAAGGGAACAACCTTTTCTAACTGCATTGCCATAAGTAAGTTCTTCCTCTACTAATCCTCAACATCAGATATAATATATTCTTACAAAAATAACTTAATCTCAATATTTATTTTTGTTTATCTGCGTAGCTACAAGCTCATTGCGCGGAAATCTGTACTTAATTAATCAATTAAAGTGTAATTATGTCTTAATATGGCAAATAATATTTAAAAACTACCCTTACAATTTCACTTCAAATAAAGAGAGAAAACCACCTTGACCTTAAAGCTTTATTTCCTCCGACACGGACAAACTGCCCGCAGCCGAGATAATGTATTCTGTGGCGCAATTGACCCAGAATTAACAAAAGAAGGTTTAGAAATGGCAAAAGCGTTTGCCGCTTCTTATAGTTCTACACTTTGGGGAGCGATTTTTTCTAGCCCTATGCAGAGAACTATCAACACAGCGAAATTTCTCGCTGACACATTGGGTATCCAACCAGAATTACGAGATGGTTTGAAGGAAATTAGCTACGGTAAGTGGGAAGGGCAAACTATCGAAACTGTATCCCGTGAATATCACGATGATTATATTCGCTGGAAGGCTGATCCGGCTTGGTATCCACCAACTGAGGGAGAATTAGCAGTTGCGATCGCAGCCCGTGCGATGGTAGTAATTGAAGAAATAAAACAACGCTATCCTACAGGCAATGTTTTGATTGTTTCCCACAAAGCAACTATCCGCATCACATTATGTACCTTGCTAGGAATTGATGTAGGGCGTTTCCGCTATCGCTTAGGGTGTCCAGTTGCTTCGGTTAGTATAGTCGAATTTGGCACAAATGGGCCATTACTTCATGCTTTAGGCGATCGCACTCATTTAGATGAACGTTTGCGTAACCTCCCTGGAACTTGAAAAATTTAGGAGTCAGGAGTCAGATCAAGTTCGGTCGATTAACCATAATATGCGTACGGGCGGGTTGACAGATAAAATTTGCTACTGATAAATATCTTAGTTTAACCCGCCCCTACTTTACCCCAAGACCGGAATTTTGGATTCAAATGCGTAAGTTTTATAGCAGTAGCCACATCGGTTAAGGCATTTTTTCTGACTAAAACCCTTAGTAGCAAATCATTTGAGGAAAGCTAACTGCTAAGAGCTAATTGCTAAGTGCTATATTTAAGATACATTACCAAGGTTGCTCTGTACGGCATCACTTTTAGCAGGTTTGCCTATTTTACTAAGTAAACTAAAACTGAGATACTGATGTGGTATCCCTAACAACTTTTGAGCATCCACTGGCTTTGTCAAAAAGTCAGTAGCACCAACTTTTTTAGCGCGTACCCGATCAATAAGACCATCGCTACCTGTCAAAATAATAATCGGTGTATTACCAAAAGCAGAAATTTTTCGTAACTGAGCGCAAATCTCATAACCATTGACAACTGGCATCATGAGATCTAAAAAAATTAAATCTGGCTTCTGCTCAATCAACTTTGGTAAAGCTTGCATCGAATCCTCAATAGCAAGAAATCGAAAGCCCTCTTGAGTAAAAATCCCTTCCATCATTTGGCAAGTTTGAGGGCTATCATCTATGCAAGCTACCAGTGGGCTAAGTGATTGAGTTTGAGCAACTTTTAATCCAGGGTTGCCAGCTACTTGTGCTTTATTGCTTGGTGGGCTAGTTTTTGCGTTAGTTTGAGGCAACATATCAGGCACTTCCACCAGCCCGATAATTCCCTGACGCATATAAGGAAGCAATGAACGACTAAGCGCCACAAAGTTTTGCTTCATCTGTACAGCCAAATCGCGCAGTGTATATTTGCCGTTAATTCTAGTGATAAAATTTTTATAAGCCGCAGCAGAAGTTTGCTCTTGCAATTTTGATTTATTTCGTACCACTGGAGCTAAATTAGGCGATTGCTTTGTTAAACCCGCCTCACGCCAAGATTTCCATACTTGTAGAGTCTGCTTTAAAGTAACTTCTGTAGAAAGCAAAGTTAGTGGAGACTCTAAAATCTGCTGTTGATAATCGGTATAATTTAGTGGCTGTAAAGCAGATTGCTGAAGAATATCAAATAGTACTTCTGCAATCATGCCTGTAATTACAGCAGTTGCTTGTTGCTGAGTAATCTGCTGCTGTTTAACCAACATTCTCAAAGCGTAATAGTGTCCTTTATGTTCTGCTAAAGACTTATCGGAAGTAAAATCATCGGTTTCTTTAATAGTTAAAGCTTTAGGGTTTACTTTGGGGCAATGTTGTATCAAGTTTCGCTGCCAACGTCTAGTTGGATGCCAGCCCTCAGTAGCCCAGATTAACTGCCCTTTGCCAAAAAATATACTCCAACAAACCCCTGAATCAGACTTGATATTCAGTCTGCCATTGAATTTTTCTTTAATAATTTTTTGGAATTGATGAATTAACAATTGATTAACCATAACTGAATATTTTTTTTCAAAGATAAGAAAGTCAGGAAGGTAGCTGGCATTTTAACTTATGTAAAGTTAAA from Oculatellaceae cyanobacterium encodes:
- a CDS encoding SufS family cysteine desulfurase produces the protein MTFTQEKTIADQVRADFPILHQEVNGKPLVYLDNAATSQKPLFVLNKIRDYYEQYNSNVHRGVHTLSAKATDAYEGSRVKIAKFINAASPQEIVFARNASEAINLVAYSWGLTNLQRGDEVILTVMEHHSNLVPWQLVAQKTGAVLKFVELTADEEFDLEQFKNLITDKTKLVSVVHVSNTLGCINPVKEISAIAHHYGAKILIDACQSAPHLPLDVQDIDCDWLVASGHKMCGPTGIGFLYGKLEILRAMPPFMGGGEMIADVFLDHSTYADLPHKFEAGTPAIAEAIALGAAVDYLTNIGMDKIHAYEDQLTAYLFEQLATIPEIRTYGPQPNKGRAALASFTAGDVHPHDLSTILDQAGVAIRAGHHCTQPLHRYLKAQSTARASLYFYNTREEIDVFIASLKEAVEFFGSIFG
- the sufD gene encoding Fe-S cluster assembly protein SufD; protein product: MSIEVSVKPQVSYLKQLLDLRQELPATTSLIREIRDRATAVVQELAIPTTRDEEWRVTDLSGLLKVNFQAVSNQESAISLSDINSLILPEAASSRLVFVNGIYAPELSSVANLPEGLFVGNLLAANIPQLENYLGKQQGGQEVFTALNTASLTDAAVVYVPQNLVVETPIHLLFISVTGEAATISQPRCLVVAEAGSTVTLIEEYISYPVTSHQYPVPNLTNSVTEVWVGENAQVSHIRVQQESKEAFHIGKSAIAQARNSHYACHAVSFGGQLSRHNLEVFQTGEATETTLNGLTMIAGSQIGDTHSAIALNHPYGISNQLHKCVVGDRAHAVFNGKVFVPKPAQLTNAGQLNRNLLLSSKARVDTKPQLEITADNVKCSHGATVSQLEDDEIFYLQSRGIDANSARTLLINAFAIEIIDQIPVASVRERLTQIVR
- the sufB gene encoding Fe-S cluster assembly protein SufB — translated: MTSSVKTLVNEPYKYGFVTDIETDQIPRGLNEDIVRMISAKKEEPEFMLEFRLRAYRQWLKMTEPTWQHVTYPPINYQDIIYYSAPKQKKKLNSLEEVDPILLETFEKLGIPLSEQKRLSNVAVDAVFDSVSVATTFKEKLAKDGVIFCSISEALTEHPELVQKYLGSVVPVADNYYAALNSAVFSDGSFVYIPKNTKCPMDLSTYFRINTGDSGQFERTLIIAEEGASVTYLEGCTAPMFDTNQLHAAVVELVALDNAEIKYSTVQNWYAGDETGKGGIYNFVTKRGLCQGVNSKISWTQVETGSAITWKYPSCVLVGDNSVGEFYSVALTNNYQQADTGTKMIHVGKNTRSTIISKGISSGHSKNSYRGLVKMSPKAQGARNYSQCDSMLIGDNAQANTFPYIQVQNSTAKVEHEASTSKIGEDQLFFFAQRGISQEDAISMMISGFCKDVFNQLPMEFAVEADRLLSLKLEGSVG
- a CDS encoding response regulator; this translates as MVNQLLIHQFQKIIKEKFNGRLNIKSDSGVCWSIFFGKGQLIWATEGWHPTRRWQRNLIQHCPKVNPKALTIKETDDFTSDKSLAEHKGHYYALRMLVKQQQITQQQATAVITGMIAEVLFDILQQSALQPLNYTDYQQQILESPLTLLSTEVTLKQTLQVWKSWREAGLTKQSPNLAPVVRNKSKLQEQTSAAAYKNFITRINGKYTLRDLAVQMKQNFVALSRSLLPYMRQGIIGLVEVPDMLPQTNAKTSPPSNKAQVAGNPGLKVAQTQSLSPLVACIDDSPQTCQMMEGIFTQEGFRFLAIEDSMQALPKLIEQKPDLIFLDLMMPVVNGYEICAQLRKISAFGNTPIIILTGSDGLIDRVRAKKVGATDFLTKPVDAQKLLGIPHQYLSFSLLSKIGKPAKSDAVQSNLGNVS
- a CDS encoding histidine phosphatase family protein, producing MTLKLYFLRHGQTARSRDNVFCGAIDPELTKEGLEMAKAFAASYSSTLWGAIFSSPMQRTINTAKFLADTLGIQPELRDGLKEISYGKWEGQTIETVSREYHDDYIRWKADPAWYPPTEGELAVAIAARAMVVIEEIKQRYPTGNVLIVSHKATIRITLCTLLGIDVGRFRYRLGCPVASVSIVEFGTNGPLLHALGDRTHLDERLRNLPGT
- the sufC gene encoding Fe-S cluster assembly ATPase SufC; the protein is MIVENSEVILSVRDLTADVDGTPILKGLNLEIKAGEIHAVMGPNGSGKSTFSKVLAGHPAYTVTGGEIIFQGQNLLELEPEERARSGIFLAFQYPLEIPGVSNLDFLRVAYNSRRKHQGLEELDAFDFDDLIQDKLEIVKMNPSFLSRSVNEGFSGGEKKRNEILQMAILEPKLAILDETDSGLDIDALKIVANGVNQLANADNSMLVITHYQRLLDYIIPDYVHVMEGGRIVTSGTKELALELESRGYDWIKEEEAAEVGAR
- a CDS encoding pentapeptide repeat-containing protein — its product is MDESATIEIVNDEIVTTESINTDTSTTDYIHTDVVESNQDEEIAALKLKQPINSAFNEEEFKAERILLLIDRFYALEEERQNQAISAEEFWRRYNEGERDFTGVNLYRINLSRSSLAKNVNFSQTNLSAANLSNISWNNINLISANLLGANLTEAYLYQANLAEANLKNANLHKAKLESANLEKANLKNANLGETNLNGTNLSNANLSCANIRGATATYKEVNFSNANLNNANLSKTDLRGANLEGAKLQDANFQQALYNQKTIFPTEFNISSIGAYLIDRGASLRNANLSGYDLSGLNLVYADLQGANLTSTNLSNTDLSEANLSGANLSNANLQAAKLLQANLSNANLCQTILYSTNLIASNLSFANLMEAKLHNTNLTAANLNRANLKNIQTYSVNLNCAILTKVNLVGVSLSGDLSGIILSNANLCGADLSNKNLIGADLSSADLRGANLQQANLEKANLKDANISGANLNSANLSGATMPDGTTYQEDK
- the sufR gene encoding iron-sulfur cluster biosynthesis transcriptional regulator SufR; translation: MATTQQASTKQDILQILLKRGQATAQELAEGLEISPQAIRRHLKDLEAEELILHQSVVSGMGRPQHIYKLSKKGRDRLPNNYDQFAVSFLNTLVDTLGSEQAGSLLRKHWERKAQEYRDRLGDGSLRDRVTKLVELRREEGYMTEYFLLDENNAQSNHSSQFMLTEHNCAISHVASSFPSVCGHELEMFAAALEDCQVERTHWIVNGEHRCGYLIKAQDD